Proteins co-encoded in one Gracilimonas sp. genomic window:
- a CDS encoding FtsX-like permease family protein, with the protein MKFEWYLALRYFKGSRKSSGFLSFIKYMSITGIAVGSAGLLIALSIVHGFKSTINGKIMDFAPHITVTTFTDRPIERVDTVFAHLDRYPEIKSKQIVIQGQVMIQTRDAVTGTTLKGVDLDRPSFGVGKYISEGTYSLGRDSTGMPGVVMGAQLAQELQAEIGSVITVYTIEGIPSLINSPEIKQFRLTGIYETGIDRFDDVFAMVSRPHAQQLFKYPPNVADGIELRLQDDVDIFPFKEKLSESLTFPYYNETIYTVFGNIFAWVELQENMIPLVISGMIIVAAFNLIGAILMMVLERTRDIGVLKTIGSKSKIIRRIFLMEGLMVAGVGLIIGIGISLLFWFLQANYQIIPLSQENYYMSYAPVEPHLMDFLITAVVTLLLSAIASWFPARVAANTDPVKVISFGR; encoded by the coding sequence ATGAAATTTGAGTGGTACCTGGCACTTCGGTATTTCAAAGGCTCGCGCAAAAGCTCGGGCTTTTTGTCGTTCATCAAGTACATGTCGATTACCGGCATTGCGGTGGGCTCGGCCGGGCTCCTCATCGCCCTTTCCATTGTCCACGGATTTAAATCCACGATTAACGGGAAGATTATGGATTTTGCCCCGCATATCACCGTCACCACTTTTACGGACCGACCCATCGAACGGGTAGACACCGTTTTTGCCCATCTCGACCGATATCCCGAAATCAAGAGTAAGCAGATTGTGATTCAGGGTCAGGTTATGATTCAAACCCGGGATGCCGTAACCGGAACAACGCTCAAAGGTGTTGATTTAGACAGACCCTCGTTCGGAGTTGGAAAGTATATTTCTGAAGGAACATATAGCCTGGGGCGGGATTCCACCGGTATGCCCGGCGTTGTGATGGGCGCCCAGCTGGCCCAGGAACTTCAGGCCGAAATTGGATCTGTGATTACTGTTTATACTATTGAAGGCATTCCCTCCTTAATCAACTCCCCCGAAATCAAGCAATTCAGGCTGACCGGTATTTACGAAACGGGAATCGACCGGTTTGATGACGTGTTTGCCATGGTGAGCCGACCCCACGCCCAACAGCTGTTCAAGTATCCACCCAATGTAGCCGATGGTATTGAATTAAGGTTGCAGGATGATGTGGACATTTTCCCCTTCAAAGAAAAGCTGAGTGAAAGCCTCACCTTCCCCTACTACAATGAAACCATTTACACCGTTTTCGGGAATATTTTTGCCTGGGTGGAACTGCAGGAAAATATGATTCCCCTGGTAATCAGCGGAATGATTATTGTAGCTGCGTTTAACCTGATTGGAGCTATCCTGATGATGGTGCTGGAGCGTACCCGAGATATTGGCGTACTGAAAACCATTGGCAGTAAGTCGAAGATCATACGCCGGATTTTTCTGATGGAGGGACTGATGGTCGCCGGGGTCGGGCTTATTATCGGAATTGGTATATCTTTACTTTTTTGGTTCCTGCAGGCTAACTACCAGATTATCCCTCTTTCACAGGAAAACTACTACATGAGTTATGCCCCGGTGGAACCGCACCTGATGGATTTCCTGATTACAGCCGTAGTCACCCTTCTCCTCTCCGCCATCGCCTCCTGGTTCCCCGCCCGTGTAGCTGCCAATACCGATCCGGTTAAGGTTATTTCGTTCGGTCGATAA
- a CDS encoding HNH endonuclease, translating to MKVTEQHSQKAYEVSKAVYLEEISFQDGRSLLKEKHEMNPNTASDFINIFKCMMEGKRFTRTLNAYSTNYFLENIKQDFGIESLIDALTSLKLHIEYYESLRNTTLRTVRKIYDQFSGYSLLSIDNAEQDEIHDYLTSNNVDRDLIIEELNSISSSDPQTITIKSTSYKRDNKTIAQLKYLRDYKCQICGHSIQKRDNTFYIEAAHIIPKNQKGPESPRNILILCPNHHKEFDVSDRKILKHTSKRIVFSMNGKEYEISLELK from the coding sequence ATGAAAGTTACTGAACAACATTCTCAGAAAGCATATGAAGTTTCTAAAGCTGTGTACTTAGAAGAAATATCATTTCAAGACGGCCGCTCTCTTCTTAAAGAAAAGCATGAAATGAATCCTAATACAGCCTCAGACTTCATTAATATTTTCAAATGCATGATGGAAGGTAAAAGGTTCACGAGGACTCTCAATGCCTATTCAACAAACTATTTTTTAGAGAATATTAAGCAAGATTTCGGTATTGAATCACTGATTGATGCCCTTACTTCATTAAAGCTCCATATTGAATATTACGAGTCACTCCGGAATACAACTTTAAGAACAGTTAGAAAAATATATGATCAATTTTCAGGATATAGTCTTCTATCAATTGACAATGCTGAACAAGATGAAATTCATGACTACTTAACTTCAAACAATGTAGATAGAGATTTAATAATCGAAGAATTAAACTCAATCTCATCTTCAGATCCACAAACCATAACTATTAAAAGCACAAGTTATAAGAGAGATAACAAAACTATTGCTCAGCTAAAATACCTAAGAGATTACAAGTGTCAGATTTGTGGTCATTCTATTCAAAAAAGAGACAATACCTTTTACATTGAAGCGGCTCATATTATACCCAAAAACCAGAAAGGGCCTGAATCTCCTCGCAATATTTTAATTCTTTGTCCTAACCATCACAAAGAATTCGATGTAAGCGATCGAAAAATTTTAAAACATACATCCAAAAGAATTGTATTCTCAATGAACGGGAAGGAATATGAAATTAGCTTAGAACTCAAATAA
- the lysS gene encoding lysine--tRNA ligase, producing the protein MSDQELSLSEQEEIRREKLQQLQDLGVNPYPHSFDVTHNSKQILDDEEHYLRDEETNPDSEIVTVAGRVMTRRIMGKASFFNLQDSEGTIQVYIRRDDVATEELGNDNYNKVFKKLVDIGDIVGIKGFVFKTGTGETTIHAEEFHFLTKTIRPIPTPKEEETEDGETIVHDAFTDKEQRYRMRYVDLIVNPEVRETFKQRTQMVQIMRNVMNEKGYLEVETPILQPVYGGAAAKPFVTHHNALDMDLYLRIANELYLKRLIVGGYDGVYEFSKDFRNEGLSRFHNPEFTQVELYVAYKDYNWMMEFTEKMLEKVAIELHGSTKVQVGEHEIDFKAPWPRVPLFEAIEKETGHDLYGKDLDELKAVAKELHIEMDESFGAGKIIDEIFGEYVEGKLIQPTFITDYPLEMSPLTKKHRSKEGLVERFEAICNGKEIANAYTELNDPIDQRERLEEQAKLRAGGDDEAMTIDDDFIRALEYGMPPTAGIGIGIDRLAMIMTNSESIRDVLFFPQMKPE; encoded by the coding sequence ATGTCTGACCAGGAATTATCCCTCTCCGAACAAGAAGAAATTCGCAGGGAAAAACTTCAGCAACTCCAGGATTTAGGAGTTAACCCCTACCCTCACTCTTTTGACGTTACCCACAATTCAAAACAGATTTTAGATGATGAAGAGCATTATCTCCGGGATGAGGAAACCAATCCTGATTCTGAAATCGTGACCGTTGCCGGACGTGTAATGACGCGCCGCATTATGGGGAAAGCTTCTTTCTTTAACCTGCAGGATTCCGAAGGCACTATTCAGGTATATATCCGCCGGGATGACGTAGCCACCGAAGAGCTGGGCAACGACAACTACAATAAGGTGTTCAAGAAGCTTGTGGACATCGGCGACATTGTCGGCATCAAAGGCTTTGTGTTTAAGACCGGAACCGGCGAGACTACCATTCATGCCGAAGAATTCCACTTTTTGACTAAAACCATCCGCCCTATCCCTACTCCCAAAGAGGAGGAAACAGAAGATGGGGAGACGATTGTCCACGATGCTTTTACTGATAAAGAGCAGCGCTACCGCATGCGCTATGTGGATTTGATTGTGAATCCTGAAGTGCGTGAAACCTTCAAGCAACGTACCCAAATGGTTCAGATCATGCGTAATGTGATGAACGAGAAAGGATACCTGGAAGTGGAAACACCCATCCTTCAGCCTGTTTACGGTGGCGCAGCGGCCAAGCCTTTTGTGACGCATCACAATGCACTGGATATGGATTTATATCTTCGTATCGCTAATGAACTCTATCTGAAGCGACTTATCGTTGGCGGTTATGATGGCGTTTATGAATTTTCGAAGGATTTCAGGAATGAAGGTCTTTCCCGCTTCCACAATCCGGAGTTTACCCAGGTTGAGCTGTACGTTGCCTATAAAGACTACAACTGGATGATGGAGTTCACCGAGAAGATGCTGGAGAAGGTAGCTATCGAACTCCACGGTTCTACCAAAGTACAGGTTGGCGAACATGAAATTGATTTCAAAGCCCCATGGCCCCGTGTTCCTCTTTTTGAAGCTATTGAAAAAGAAACCGGGCATGACCTTTATGGCAAAGACCTGGATGAACTGAAGGCGGTTGCCAAAGAACTGCACATTGAAATGGACGAGTCTTTCGGTGCCGGTAAAATCATCGATGAGATTTTCGGGGAATACGTGGAAGGCAAACTCATTCAGCCAACATTTATCACCGACTACCCGTTGGAGATGAGTCCGCTTACCAAAAAGCACCGATCCAAGGAAGGATTGGTCGAGCGGTTTGAAGCCATCTGTAACGGAAAAGAAATTGCCAATGCTTACACCGAGCTTAATGATCCGATTGACCAGCGGGAACGACTGGAAGAGCAGGCCAAGCTAAGAGCCGGCGGAGATGATGAAGCCATGACCATCGACGACGACTTTATCCGAGCCCTCGAATATGGCATGCCTCCTACTGCAGGAATAGGAATTGGAATCGACCGTCTGGCGATGATAATGACTAACTCAGAATCCATCCGCGACGTCCTTTTCTTCCCTCAGATGAAACCGGAATAG
- the ald gene encoding alanine dehydrogenase — protein sequence MIIGVPKEIKTHENRVAIQPGGVVQMKRNGHEVLIEKNAGVGSGFSNQDYIDAGATIIDDVEEVWKKAEMIMKVKEPIAVEYPRMREGQVIFTYFHFAAEEALTKAVVDSKCIAIAYETVEKADRSLPLLIPMSEVAGRMAAQEGAVYLEKPKGGLGKLMGGIPGVPPAKVLVLGGGVVGVNAAKIAAGMGADTTIMDINMPRLRYLDDVMDKNVNTMFSSEANIRKMLPGVDLIIGAVLKPGAKAPHLITRDMLKEMKPGTVLVDVAIDQGGCFETSKPTTHKDPVYMVDDVVHYCVANMPGAVPYTSTMGLTNVTLPYAVALANKGWKKALKDDAELLKGLNIANGTIVYQDVAEAFDMEWDEVETVLN from the coding sequence ATGATTATTGGAGTTCCTAAAGAGATTAAAACCCACGAGAACAGGGTAGCTATTCAGCCCGGCGGCGTTGTTCAGATGAAGCGCAACGGACATGAAGTGTTAATCGAGAAAAATGCGGGTGTTGGCAGCGGGTTCAGCAACCAGGATTATATCGATGCCGGTGCTACCATTATTGACGACGTGGAGGAAGTATGGAAAAAGGCCGAAATGATCATGAAAGTGAAAGAGCCGATCGCCGTTGAGTATCCACGCATGCGGGAAGGACAAGTGATCTTCACTTATTTTCATTTTGCAGCTGAAGAAGCGCTTACAAAAGCCGTTGTTGACTCAAAGTGTATTGCCATCGCTTATGAAACAGTAGAAAAAGCAGACCGTTCGTTACCGCTTCTTATCCCGATGAGTGAAGTAGCAGGACGAATGGCCGCTCAGGAAGGAGCTGTTTACCTTGAAAAACCCAAAGGCGGTTTAGGAAAACTGATGGGTGGAATTCCCGGTGTACCTCCGGCCAAAGTATTGGTATTGGGCGGCGGAGTTGTAGGTGTGAACGCGGCCAAGATTGCTGCCGGTATGGGCGCCGATACTACCATCATGGATATTAACATGCCACGCCTGCGATACCTCGATGATGTAATGGACAAAAATGTAAACACGATGTTTTCATCCGAAGCCAATATCCGCAAGATGCTTCCGGGTGTGGATTTGATTATCGGTGCAGTACTGAAGCCCGGTGCCAAAGCCCCACACCTGATTACCCGTGATATGCTGAAGGAAATGAAGCCCGGAACCGTATTGGTTGATGTAGCCATTGACCAGGGCGGATGTTTTGAAACCTCCAAGCCAACCACACATAAAGATCCGGTGTACATGGTGGACGATGTAGTTCACTACTGTGTGGCCAACATGCCGGGAGCGGTTCCTTACACCTCTACCATGGGACTCACCAACGTGACGCTTCCATATGCGGTAGCACTGGCCAACAAAGGCTGGAAGAAAGCCCTGAAAGATGATGCGGAGCTCCTCAAAGGCCTCAACATCGCCAACGGTACCATCGTGTATCAGGATGTAGCCGAAGCCTTCGACATGGAATGGGACGAAGTGGAAACCGTTCTGAACTAA
- a CDS encoding DUF559 domain-containing protein — protein MNLTKKTITEIPRELRNNATPSEKILWKYVRNRQLGGYKFLRQKPFVHEQHNNRRYFYIADFYCAELKLVVEMDGKVHDFQKEYDYQRDVVLNGLGLKVLRVKKKSWRIWIGCWRRFWRLVR, from the coding sequence ATGAATCTCACCAAAAAAACCATAACCGAAATACCCAGAGAGTTGCGAAATAATGCAACGCCTTCCGAGAAAATATTATGGAAGTATGTAAGAAACCGTCAACTGGGTGGATATAAATTTCTTCGTCAAAAACCTTTTGTGCACGAGCAACATAATAACCGCCGGTATTTCTACATCGCTGATTTCTATTGTGCGGAACTAAAGCTGGTTGTAGAAATGGACGGCAAAGTCCATGATTTCCAAAAGGAGTATGATTACCAACGGGATGTAGTACTCAATGGATTGGGATTAAAAGTACTTCGGGTAAAAAAGAAGAGCTGGCGGATATGGATCGGGTGCTGGAGAAGATTTTGGAGGTTGGTGAGATGA
- a CDS encoding metal-dependent hydrolase, translating to MDPVTHGLIGATASQSFADKRSFRAAAFTGLASAMLADLDVFLGSASDPLLNLELHRQFTHSIVFIPVGALFATLLLWWFVKNHLTVKETYLFSLAGYATAGITDVFTSYGVLLFWPFSDTRVSLDIISVFDPLFTFGVILLTGMAFYKWKQLFAWLALGWMAFYLFFGFTQQLKATEVARQKAGHTNHEIHQLIVKPTIANNWLWSIRYTANDSLHTAGVKLIPFSDPVIYNGESTPLMDWESAFRSYRGTTLYNDIARFSKLSDGILIRHANHEQVIGDGRYSMLPTTLSPLWGIEVDTTKPNQHVQFGTYRDAGEEVRKPFLEMLF from the coding sequence ATGGACCCCGTCACTCACGGACTTATCGGTGCCACCGCTTCACAGTCGTTTGCGGATAAACGAAGCTTTCGGGCGGCGGCTTTTACCGGGCTGGCATCGGCCATGCTCGCCGACCTTGATGTGTTTCTTGGCAGTGCCTCCGATCCGCTGCTCAACCTGGAGCTGCACCGGCAGTTTACCCATTCCATCGTGTTTATTCCGGTTGGTGCGCTGTTCGCTACCCTCCTGCTTTGGTGGTTTGTGAAGAATCATCTTACCGTCAAAGAAACGTACCTGTTCAGTTTAGCCGGTTACGCAACTGCCGGCATTACCGATGTCTTCACCAGCTACGGCGTGCTCCTCTTCTGGCCCTTCAGCGACACCCGTGTTTCCCTGGATATCATCTCCGTCTTTGATCCACTATTTACATTTGGAGTTATCCTTTTGACCGGCATGGCTTTCTACAAATGGAAGCAACTCTTCGCCTGGCTTGCCCTCGGATGGATGGCCTTCTACCTCTTCTTTGGATTTACCCAACAGCTTAAAGCAACGGAGGTTGCCCGACAAAAAGCCGGACATACAAACCACGAGATTCATCAGCTGATCGTAAAACCCACCATTGCCAACAACTGGCTGTGGAGCATTCGTTATACAGCTAACGATAGCCTACATACAGCCGGCGTAAAACTCATTCCCTTTTCTGATCCCGTAATTTACAACGGCGAAAGCACTCCGCTAATGGATTGGGAATCAGCATTCAGATCGTACCGGGGAACCACACTCTATAACGATATCGCCCGCTTTTCAAAACTCTCGGATGGCATACTGATACGTCACGCCAATCACGAACAAGTTATAGGCGATGGACGTTATTCCATGCTCCCGACCACCCTTTCTCCGCTCTGGGGTATTGAGGTTGATACGACCAAACCCAATCAGCATGTGCAGTTTGGGACGTATCGAGATGCGGGTGAAGAGGTAAGAAAACCGTTTCTGGAGATGTTGTTTTAG